A single region of the Pseudanabaena sp. FACHB-2040 genome encodes:
- the dnaK gene encoding molecular chaperone DnaK yields MGKVVGIDLGTTNSVVSVMEGGKPVVIANAEGMRTTPSVVAFSKEGERLVGQMARRQAVLNPQNTFYGVKRFMGRKYGELSQESKQVPYTIRRDDVGNIKVRCPRLEKDFAPEEVSAMILRKLADEASRYLGQPVTGAVITVPAYFNDAQRQATRNAGRIAGLDVKRILNEPTAASLAYGLDQKYNQTILVFDLGGGTFDVSVLDVGDGVFEVRSTVGDTQLGGTNFDQKIVDWLAEQFQEAEGIDLRRRDRQALQRLTEAAEKAKIELSGIAVTDINLPFITATEDGPKHLDARLTRAQFEGLCGDLVSRLRGPLKQALADAGLTPNDIDEVVLVGGASRMPMVQELVRSFIGIEPNQNVNPDEVVAVGAAIQAGILTQEIQDILLLDVTPLSLGLETIGGVMKKLIPRNTTIPVRRSDVFSTSENNQTSVEVHVLQGEREMAGDNKSLGRFKLVGIPPAPRGVPQVLVSFDIDANGILQVSAMDKTTGREQSLTVQGAADLAEEEVQRMIQEAEEYADTDRLQRERVEKRNRAEALTFQAERLLREVALDFGMQFARDRRRRIESLVQELREYLERVDERGIDITQAELQDELYDLNREAYLYEEEDKEEGGILGQIGDTLKRTFAFDDDEPIRDYGYQGSSSWGNWDDGWDYDSRSRPYNAPQPSYRDEPPYRSEPPYRSEPPYREEPPRRSSPPYREDRYPENRSWDDRPANQGSSEGYRRDDRREAPPSDRSYPDAYRPDERRPDRSQNPAPRPDAWNGDSRPESRSAERRDGPRPAPEGQRSPNGYSPPGRPPAPAPDDAPPRRRYDSEDWGDDDDEWF; encoded by the coding sequence ATGGGTAAAGTAGTTGGCATCGACCTGGGCACCACCAATTCAGTTGTTTCAGTCATGGAAGGTGGCAAACCGGTTGTGATTGCCAACGCTGAAGGGATGCGAACAACGCCTTCAGTGGTGGCCTTTAGCAAGGAAGGAGAACGGCTCGTCGGTCAGATGGCCCGGCGGCAGGCGGTGCTCAACCCCCAAAACACGTTTTACGGCGTCAAACGCTTCATGGGCCGTAAGTATGGAGAGCTCAGCCAAGAATCCAAGCAAGTGCCCTACACCATCCGACGCGATGATGTAGGCAACATTAAAGTTCGCTGCCCGCGCCTAGAAAAAGACTTTGCTCCCGAAGAAGTCTCGGCCATGATTCTGCGAAAGCTGGCTGATGAAGCCAGCCGCTACTTGGGCCAGCCAGTAACGGGCGCAGTGATCACAGTACCTGCCTATTTTAACGACGCTCAGCGGCAGGCCACCCGTAACGCAGGCCGCATCGCTGGCCTAGACGTCAAGCGCATTCTCAACGAGCCCACAGCGGCTTCTCTGGCCTATGGCCTTGACCAGAAATACAACCAGACTATTCTGGTGTTTGACCTGGGCGGCGGCACCTTCGATGTGTCTGTGTTGGATGTGGGCGATGGCGTCTTTGAGGTGCGCTCTACAGTGGGCGACACGCAGCTAGGCGGCACCAACTTTGACCAAAAAATTGTCGATTGGCTAGCAGAGCAGTTTCAGGAAGCAGAAGGCATTGACCTGCGGCGGCGCGATCGCCAGGCGCTGCAACGTCTGACCGAGGCTGCCGAAAAAGCCAAGATTGAGCTTTCTGGGATTGCGGTCACCGACATCAACCTGCCCTTCATCACCGCTACTGAAGACGGACCCAAACATCTAGACGCCCGCCTGACTCGGGCTCAGTTTGAGGGACTGTGTGGGGATCTGGTTAGCCGGTTGCGTGGACCTTTAAAGCAGGCCCTAGCAGATGCCGGTCTTACCCCCAATGACATTGATGAAGTCGTCTTGGTTGGTGGAGCCAGCCGCATGCCGATGGTGCAGGAGCTGGTACGCAGCTTTATCGGCATAGAGCCCAACCAAAACGTCAACCCCGACGAGGTCGTTGCGGTGGGTGCAGCCATTCAGGCAGGTATTCTTACCCAAGAAATTCAAGACATCTTGCTGCTAGATGTGACGCCCCTCTCCCTGGGCCTAGAAACCATCGGCGGCGTAATGAAAAAGCTAATCCCTCGCAACACCACCATTCCAGTACGCCGCTCTGACGTGTTTTCGACCTCGGAGAACAACCAGACCTCGGTTGAGGTGCACGTGCTGCAGGGGGAGCGCGAGATGGCGGGGGATAACAAGTCCCTGGGCCGCTTTAAGCTGGTCGGCATTCCGCCTGCCCCTCGGGGGGTGCCCCAGGTGCTTGTCTCCTTCGACATTGATGCCAACGGCATTCTCCAAGTGTCGGCGATGGACAAGACGACGGGTCGAGAGCAGAGCCTGACCGTGCAGGGAGCCGCAGATCTAGCCGAAGAAGAAGTGCAGCGGATGATTCAGGAGGCAGAAGAGTATGCCGACACCGACCGTCTGCAGCGAGAGCGAGTCGAGAAGCGCAACCGGGCCGAGGCCCTGACCTTCCAGGCAGAGCGACTGCTGCGTGAAGTGGCGCTTGATTTTGGCATGCAGTTTGCGCGCGATCGCAGACGCCGTATCGAGAGCCTAGTGCAAGAACTGCGAGAGTATTTAGAGCGCGTCGATGAGCGGGGCATCGACATCACCCAAGCCGAGCTTCAAGATGAGCTGTACGACCTCAACCGTGAAGCCTACCTCTATGAGGAAGAGGACAAGGAAGAAGGCGGCATTTTGGGGCAGATTGGCGACACCCTAAAGCGTACCTTTGCCTTTGACGATGACGAACCCATTCGCGACTACGGCTACCAGGGATCGTCTTCCTGGGGCAACTGGGATGACGGCTGGGACTATGACAGCCGCAGCCGTCCCTACAACGCACCCCAACCCTCTTACCGAGACGAACCGCCTTACCGCTCAGAGCCCCCCTACCGCTCCGAACCCCCTTATCGGGAGGAGCCACCCCGCCGCAGTTCGCCCCCCTATCGGGAAGATCGCTACCCCGAAAATCGCTCCTGGGATGACCGGCCTGCAAACCAGGGGAGTTCCGAGGGCTACCGCCGGGACGATCGTCGGGAGGCCCCCCCATCAGATCGAAGCTATCCCGATGCCTATCGCCCCGATGAGCGGCGGCCCGACCGATCGCAAAACCCCGCACCTCGGCCGGATGCTTGGAACGGCGATAGCCGACCGGAATCGCGATCGGCTGAACGACGCGATGGCCCAAGACCAGCCCCAGAAGGTCAGCGCAGCCCCAACGGCTACTCGCCTCCTGGCCGCCCCCCTGCCCCTGCTCCTGACGATGCTCCTCCTCGACGTCGGTACGACAGCGAAGACTGGGGCGATGACGACGACGAGTGGTTTTAG
- a CDS encoding DUF3119 family protein, with amino-acid sequence MDSTQSATAPSELIELAPSYRLPLGLVVLSIPLFWLQLWAGGAVALLGLLLLFQAVTLRLRFTSTALDIYRGEQCIRHFPYQDWLNWEIFWSPVPILFYFKEVNSIHFLPIIFSPSQLRTCLEQHCPRPVQTS; translated from the coding sequence GTGGACTCTACCCAATCTGCGACTGCCCCTTCTGAGCTGATCGAACTGGCTCCCAGCTACCGTCTGCCGCTGGGGCTGGTAGTGCTGTCGATACCGCTGTTTTGGCTGCAGCTCTGGGCCGGTGGTGCAGTGGCTTTACTGGGGCTGCTGCTGCTGTTTCAGGCCGTTACGCTGCGGCTGCGATTTACCTCAACTGCTTTGGATATCTACCGGGGAGAGCAGTGTATTCGCCACTTTCCCTACCAGGACTGGCTGAACTGGGAGATCTTCTGGTCGCCCGTGCCGATTCTGTTCTATTTCAAAGAAGTCAACAGCATTCACTTTTTGCCCATTATTTTTAGCCCTAGCCAGCTACGAACTTGTCTGGAGCAGCACTGTCCCCGCCCTGTTCAAACTTCCTAA
- a CDS encoding pitrilysin family protein codes for MDWFTSLRRPFRNWFLLPSLGVVTLVGVLLLGWQPPAIANTARHYTELEFPSLPEIQIPAYERYELPNGVVVYLMEDHELPLVGGTATFRTGTRFEPANQVGLGALMGQSMRLGGTESLPPDQLNQALEQRAASVETNLDETAGSASFNTLTEDLNDVFAIFADVVQRPAFTPDRIDLLKSQYAGGIARRNDDPDAVASREFRKLVYGANSPYARTVEYATLNNISRDDILRFYQASIRPEQTILGIVGDFDPESMKRLIAQYFGDWQATGNPLNVAQLPPVNQAQTGVFAVNLPQLTQSSVFVGHLGGQLDYPEHGSLSVMNEVLNGFGGRLFNEVRSRQGLAYSVYAYWSPRWDYPGLFIGGGQTRSDATVPFVQSVKSEINRIRSTPITEVELARAKDSVLNSFVFNFQDRVQTLSRLIRYEYYGYPSDFVFRFQRDVENTTIADVQSAAQKYLNPDRLVTLVVGNPQAIQPSLEVLSPNQAVTTIDVTIPQPGA; via the coding sequence ATGGACTGGTTTACTTCCCTACGCCGCCCCTTTCGAAACTGGTTTTTACTGCCTTCGCTCGGGGTTGTGACCCTGGTTGGGGTCTTGCTGTTGGGCTGGCAGCCGCCTGCGATCGCAAACACCGCCCGCCACTACACTGAGCTAGAGTTTCCGTCGCTGCCGGAGATCCAGATCCCGGCCTATGAGCGGTACGAACTGCCCAATGGAGTGGTGGTTTACCTGATGGAAGACCACGAGCTGCCCCTAGTAGGCGGCACCGCCACCTTCCGGACTGGCACTCGGTTTGAGCCAGCCAATCAGGTAGGACTAGGGGCATTAATGGGCCAGTCTATGCGGCTAGGGGGCACTGAATCACTGCCCCCCGATCAGCTCAACCAGGCGCTAGAGCAGCGGGCCGCCTCCGTAGAAACAAACTTGGATGAGACCGCAGGCAGCGCCAGCTTCAATACGCTGACAGAGGATCTCAACGACGTCTTTGCTATTTTTGCCGATGTCGTGCAGCGTCCGGCCTTCACTCCAGATCGGATCGATTTGCTCAAGAGCCAATACGCAGGTGGCATTGCCCGTCGCAATGACGATCCCGATGCAGTTGCCTCGCGGGAGTTTCGCAAGCTGGTCTATGGAGCCAACAGCCCCTATGCCCGTACGGTTGAATATGCCACCCTCAACAACATCAGCCGCGACGACATTCTCCGTTTTTACCAAGCCTCTATTCGTCCAGAGCAAACAATTTTGGGCATCGTCGGTGATTTCGATCCGGAGTCAATGAAGCGGCTGATTGCCCAGTACTTTGGCGACTGGCAGGCAACTGGCAACCCACTTAACGTTGCTCAGCTGCCGCCGGTTAACCAGGCTCAGACGGGAGTGTTTGCGGTCAATCTGCCTCAGCTAACCCAGAGTTCTGTCTTTGTCGGTCACTTAGGCGGCCAGCTCGACTACCCTGAGCATGGGTCGCTATCGGTCATGAACGAGGTGCTCAATGGTTTTGGCGGACGGTTGTTTAACGAGGTGCGATCGCGCCAAGGGCTAGCCTACTCGGTCTATGCTTACTGGTCTCCTCGCTGGGACTACCCCGGCCTATTTATCGGCGGCGGCCAGACCCGATCCGATGCTACCGTGCCTTTTGTTCAGTCAGTTAAGAGCGAAATTAACCGCATTCGCAGCACGCCGATTACAGAGGTAGAGCTGGCCCGCGCTAAAGATTCAGTGCTCAACAGCTTTGTTTTCAACTTTCAAGATCGGGTGCAGACCCTGTCGCGCCTAATTCGCTACGAGTACTACGGCTACCCCTCCGACTTTGTCTTCCGCTTTCAGCGCGACGTGGAAAACACCACTATCGCCGATGTCCAGTCAGCTGCCCAGAAATACCTCAACCCAGATCGACTGGTAACTTTGGTGGTCGGCAATCCCCAGGCAATTCAGCCCTCCTTGGAGGTGCTCTCGCCTAACCAGGCGGTGACTACTATCGACGTCACCATTCCCCAACCAGGGGCTTGA
- a CDS encoding pitrilysin family protein codes for MNHAPLPCLSQQQTITRQPLARIFLVENLIKSLVIGFFVALLGWALLPSAPAYARQALPQTQAQSIQPYLNRVADQVTEFTLDNGMKFIVLRRPEAPVVSFMIHANVGGVNEEDGKTGIAHYLEHLAFKGTTRIGTQDYAAERAVFSEMDAVFDQILAAEDAGDAATATRLKGQLETLQQKAATFVEQNKYGQIVEQSGGVGLNATTAADATRYFYSLPANKLELWMSLESERFLEPVFREFYEEKNVILEERRMRVDNSPIGKMVEEFLGAAFETHPYRRPVIGYEADLYRATRQDIQDFYDTYYGPSNLIAAVVGDVDPDQVRELAQTYFGRYQARTRPSQLEINEPPQTEPREFTLELPSQPWYLEGYHRPGINHPDHVIYGMIDGILLGGRTSRIYKKLVVDDQIALDVGSLNGFPGDKYDNIFLLYALTAPGHTVDEIAAAYRQELTRLQETSVTPEELDRVKTQARAGLVRSLSSNAGMASLLTEYEAKTGSWRNVFEELEAIQAVTAADVQRVARATFQPNSRTVGKLISSPAGG; via the coding sequence ATGAACCATGCACCGCTGCCTTGCCTTTCCCAGCAGCAGACCATTACCCGGCAGCCGTTGGCCAGGATTTTCCTGGTTGAGAATCTGATTAAGTCCCTGGTTATTGGGTTTTTTGTAGCGCTATTGGGTTGGGCCTTGCTGCCCTCAGCTCCAGCCTACGCTAGACAAGCCCTGCCCCAGACGCAGGCTCAGTCGATTCAGCCCTACCTCAACCGGGTGGCCGATCAGGTCACGGAATTTACCCTCGACAACGGCATGAAGTTTATCGTGCTGCGACGGCCTGAAGCGCCTGTTGTCTCCTTCATGATTCACGCCAATGTTGGTGGGGTGAATGAAGAGGACGGCAAGACCGGCATTGCCCACTACTTGGAGCACCTGGCATTTAAGGGCACAACTCGTATCGGCACTCAAGACTATGCTGCTGAGAGAGCGGTGTTTAGCGAAATGGATGCTGTCTTCGATCAAATCTTGGCGGCAGAGGATGCCGGAGATGCGGCGACGGCAACGCGCTTGAAGGGGCAGCTAGAGACGCTGCAGCAAAAGGCGGCTACCTTTGTAGAGCAAAACAAGTACGGTCAGATCGTAGAGCAGTCAGGCGGGGTTGGGCTGAATGCGACGACTGCTGCCGATGCCACCCGCTATTTCTACAGCCTGCCCGCTAACAAGCTCGAACTCTGGATGTCTCTGGAGTCGGAACGTTTTCTTGAGCCGGTTTTCCGGGAGTTCTACGAGGAGAAAAACGTAATTCTTGAGGAGCGTCGGATGCGGGTAGACAACTCCCCCATCGGCAAAATGGTGGAGGAATTTTTGGGTGCTGCGTTTGAGACTCATCCCTACCGCCGCCCTGTGATTGGCTACGAAGCTGATCTGTACCGGGCCACTCGACAAGACATTCAAGATTTTTATGACACCTACTACGGCCCTAGCAATCTCATTGCAGCGGTGGTCGGGGATGTTGATCCAGATCAGGTGCGTGAGCTGGCCCAAACCTATTTTGGTCGCTACCAGGCTAGAACCCGCCCATCGCAGCTAGAGATCAATGAGCCGCCCCAGACCGAGCCTCGAGAATTTACGCTAGAGCTGCCTTCGCAGCCGTGGTACCTAGAAGGCTATCACCGCCCTGGTATTAATCATCCTGACCATGTGATTTACGGCATGATTGACGGCATTTTGCTGGGGGGTCGGACGTCGCGGATTTACAAAAAGCTGGTGGTGGACGACCAGATTGCGCTAGATGTCGGCAGTCTGAACGGGTTTCCGGGAGACAAATACGACAATATCTTTTTGCTCTATGCCCTGACGGCTCCAGGCCATACGGTGGATGAAATTGCGGCGGCGTATCGTCAGGAACTGACGCGGCTGCAGGAAACCTCTGTTACGCCAGAGGAGCTGGATCGGGTGAAGACTCAGGCCCGAGCGGGTCTGGTGCGATCGCTATCTTCTAATGCCGGGATGGCCAGTCTGCTCACTGAGTATGAGGCGAAGACCGGGAGCTGGCGCAATGTTTTTGAGGAACTTGAGGCCATTCAGGCGGTAACAGCGGCAGATGTGCAGCGAGTTGCCAGAGCCACCTTCCAGCCCAACAGCCGCACGGTCGGTAAGCTCATTTCCAGCCCGGCTGGCGGCTAA
- a CDS encoding MFS transporter yields MTLPRLSLPARLTYGVGELAGAVPVGLAAFFLLYFLTTVVGLSPALAGGVLLLGRVWDAINDPAIGWLSDRTTSPLGRRYPWMVYGAVPLALCCGLLWWVPPISSQSGLFTYYALLSLVIYVAFTAVQLPYTALAAELSDDYDERTSLIGIKSAFSIGGSLLGLGLAQVVFAQVAQPRQQYLVLGLISGGIALVAVAICVVGTYRRYWQMEARRRERTAALGVPLSSQIRSLWQNTAFRQVLGLYLFAWMGIQVTAAMLPYFVSAWMKLPETHFAQMALTVQGSAIVSMVGWNWLGQRTEKRSIFLIGAPISVLCLLGLVTVQPGQMGWMYGLAAGVGLGLATLYLVPFAMLPDVIDLDELRIGQRREGVYFSAVVFLQKLGLAIALFLSGQVLEWTGLTAEAVDQPTSALWAIRLLIGPLPALLVAGSLWFAYRYPISRQKHQEIVLALQARRSG; encoded by the coding sequence ATGACATTGCCTCGGCTGTCTCTGCCAGCTAGATTAACCTACGGCGTGGGTGAACTCGCAGGGGCTGTGCCAGTCGGTCTGGCGGCCTTTTTTCTGCTGTATTTTTTGACTACGGTTGTGGGGCTAAGCCCAGCCCTGGCAGGGGGAGTGTTGCTGCTGGGTCGGGTTTGGGATGCGATTAACGATCCGGCGATTGGTTGGCTGAGCGATCGCACCACGTCGCCCCTCGGTCGCCGCTACCCCTGGATGGTCTATGGTGCGGTTCCCCTGGCCCTGTGCTGCGGGCTGCTGTGGTGGGTGCCCCCGATTAGCAGTCAGAGCGGCCTATTTACTTACTATGCGCTGCTGTCGCTGGTGATCTATGTTGCCTTTACCGCTGTGCAGCTGCCCTACACGGCCCTGGCAGCAGAGCTAAGTGATGACTATGATGAGCGCACTAGCCTGATTGGCATCAAGTCGGCCTTTAGCATTGGCGGCAGCCTGCTGGGGCTAGGGCTGGCCCAGGTTGTCTTTGCTCAGGTGGCCCAGCCTAGACAGCAGTATCTTGTATTGGGGCTGATCTCGGGGGGAATTGCCCTTGTTGCCGTGGCAATTTGCGTGGTGGGGACCTACCGTCGCTACTGGCAGATGGAAGCCCGGCGACGAGAGCGCACGGCGGCCTTGGGCGTGCCTCTGAGTAGCCAGATCCGCAGTCTCTGGCAAAATACGGCTTTTCGGCAGGTACTGGGACTGTATCTGTTTGCCTGGATGGGAATTCAGGTGACGGCGGCGATGCTGCCCTACTTCGTCTCTGCCTGGATGAAGCTGCCAGAGACTCACTTTGCTCAGATGGCGCTGACGGTTCAGGGCAGTGCCATTGTCTCGATGGTGGGCTGGAACTGGCTGGGACAGCGAACCGAAAAGCGATCGATTTTCCTGATCGGAGCCCCGATCAGCGTTCTGTGCCTCCTGGGCCTAGTGACGGTGCAGCCTGGTCAGATGGGCTGGATGTATGGACTCGCGGCAGGGGTCGGTCTGGGGCTGGCGACGCTGTACCTGGTGCCCTTTGCCATGCTGCCCGATGTGATTGACCTGGATGAACTGCGCATAGGGCAGCGTCGAGAAGGGGTGTATTTTAGCGCGGTGGTATTTTTGCAAAAGCTGGGACTTGCGATCGCACTTTTCCTCTCCGGTCAAGTTCTGGAGTGGACGGGCTTGACCGCCGAGGCAGTGGATCAGCCTACTAGCGCCCTTTGGGCCATCCGCCTGCTGATTGGTCCACTGCCTGCTCTCTTAGTGGCAGGCAGTCTATGGTTTGCTTACCGCTATCCGATTAGCCGCCAGAAGCATCAAGAAATTGTGCTGGCACTGCAGGCAAGGCGATCGGGGTAG
- a CDS encoding nuclear transport factor 2 family protein produces the protein MAGDREAILAANDRFYRAFEKKDLEAMTAAWSKGINSLCIHPGRKALKGWEAIGTSWEQIFKNTRYLEIDTDIISIESSGDLAYVVLIETILQVGSGRRLEAQSMATNIFERMGGQWYLVHHHGSPIVP, from the coding sequence ATGGCTGGCGATCGAGAAGCCATTCTGGCAGCCAATGACCGCTTCTATCGGGCCTTTGAAAAGAAAGACCTAGAAGCCATGACAGCTGCCTGGTCCAAAGGCATAAACAGCCTCTGCATCCATCCGGGCCGCAAAGCCCTTAAGGGCTGGGAAGCCATTGGTACCTCCTGGGAGCAGATCTTCAAAAATACTCGCTACCTGGAGATCGATACCGATATCATCAGCATTGAGAGCAGCGGCGATTTGGCCTACGTGGTGCTGATCGAGACCATTCTGCAGGTCGGCAGCGGTCGCCGCCTAGAAGCGCAGTCGATGGCTACTAATATCTTTGAACGCATGGGCGGGCAGTGGTACCTAGTGCATCATCACGGCAGCCCAATTGTTCCATAG
- a CDS encoding MlaE family lipid ABC transporter permease subunit, protein MTQIGDNSSLNQWLRRLMAAIFLTGQVVIHLISRPIHRRNTLDQMVAVGPASLLIALITAAFVGMVFTIQVTREFINFGAGTAVGGVLALTLARELGPVLTAVILAGRVGSAFAAEIGTMKVTEQIDALQILKTDPIDYLVIPRVVACALMLPLLNVLSFITGMTGGLIIATSLYNIPTSVFLDSAQSFLTPWDLISSMIKAFVFGLLIAVIGSNWGLTTTGGAKGVGQSTTTAVVTALLAIFIVNFFLSWLMFQGTGSAISNSI, encoded by the coding sequence TTGACGCAAATTGGCGATAATTCGAGCCTCAATCAATGGCTCCGCCGCCTTATGGCAGCGATCTTTTTGACTGGGCAAGTGGTTATTCACCTGATCTCAAGGCCGATTCATCGGCGCAACACGCTGGATCAGATGGTGGCGGTTGGGCCTGCGTCGCTCCTGATTGCCCTGATCACAGCAGCCTTTGTCGGCATGGTGTTTACCATCCAGGTCACCCGCGAGTTCATTAATTTTGGAGCAGGTACGGCGGTAGGCGGAGTACTGGCGCTAACCCTAGCAAGGGAGCTGGGGCCGGTTTTGACGGCAGTGATTTTGGCGGGCCGGGTGGGGTCGGCCTTTGCTGCTGAGATCGGCACTATGAAGGTGACAGAGCAAATCGATGCGCTGCAGATCTTAAAGACAGACCCGATTGACTATCTGGTGATTCCTCGGGTGGTGGCCTGCGCTCTGATGCTGCCTCTGCTGAACGTCCTGTCATTCATCACGGGCATGACTGGAGGACTGATCATTGCCACCTCCCTCTACAACATTCCTACCTCAGTATTTTTAGACTCAGCCCAAAGCTTTCTCACCCCCTGGGACTTGATCAGTTCCATGATTAAGGCATTCGTGTTTGGCCTACTAATTGCGGTGATTGGCTCAAACTGGGGCCTGACCACAACTGGCGGAGCTAAGGGAGTGGGCCAGTCTACAACTACGGCAGTCGTCACAGCTCTGCTGGCCATTTTTATTGTCAACTTCTTCTTGTCCTGGCTGATGTTTCAGGGAACCGGTAGCGCCATATCGAACAGTATTTAA
- a CDS encoding J domain-containing protein, with product MQNFRNYYEILGVSRDATFDEIKRAYRQLARRYHPDMNPGDKSAEEKFKLLGEAYNVLSDTEKRSQYEQFSQFWKQKGFQGVRFNRTKPTPERTNGRNPLEDLDFGEFPDFNNFVDQLLNRRREAASQREAAARQEPTSWREPVEEVASAPRDDADFRSGRTKTAYSAPSRADRRDAEANLTIPLERAFAGGRERIRLEDGRSLEVNMPVGMVTGQRIRLKGQGIGGGNLYLRIEVEPHPFFTLQGDDVFCRLPLTPSEATLGGTIEVPTLDGLVRMTIPAGVQPRQRLRLSGKGYPIGRERRGDQIIEVEVVVPSVLSDREKALYAELREMETLNPRADLPV from the coding sequence ATGCAGAACTTTCGGAACTACTACGAGATTCTGGGAGTTTCCCGAGACGCTACCTTTGATGAGATCAAGCGGGCTTACCGGCAGCTAGCTCGTCGCTACCACCCCGACATGAATCCGGGTGACAAGTCAGCCGAGGAGAAGTTTAAGCTTCTGGGGGAAGCCTATAACGTTCTATCCGACACCGAAAAGCGCTCCCAGTATGAGCAGTTCAGCCAGTTCTGGAAGCAAAAAGGCTTCCAGGGGGTGCGCTTCAACCGTACCAAACCGACCCCAGAGCGCACCAATGGGCGCAACCCGCTCGAAGACCTTGACTTTGGCGAGTTTCCTGACTTCAATAACTTTGTCGATCAGCTGCTCAACCGTCGCCGTGAAGCAGCCTCCCAGCGCGAAGCGGCGGCCCGGCAGGAGCCGACTAGCTGGCGTGAACCCGTTGAGGAGGTTGCGTCAGCCCCTAGAGACGATGCGGACTTTCGCTCGGGTCGAACGAAGACGGCCTACAGCGCACCTTCGCGGGCTGACCGCCGCGACGCCGAAGCCAACCTCACCATTCCTCTGGAGCGAGCTTTTGCAGGTGGTCGGGAGCGCATTCGCCTGGAAGATGGCCGTTCCTTAGAGGTCAACATGCCAGTGGGTATGGTCACAGGTCAACGGATTCGGCTCAAGGGCCAAGGCATTGGCGGCGGCAACCTCTATCTGCGAATTGAGGTTGAGCCACATCCCTTCTTCACCCTGCAGGGCGACGATGTGTTTTGCCGCCTGCCTCTGACGCCCAGTGAGGCAACTCTGGGGGGCACTATTGAGGTGCCTACTCTAGATGGTCTAGTGCGAATGACAATTCCGGCAGGCGTCCAGCCGAGGCAGCGGCTGCGGCTGTCAGGCAAGGGCTATCCGATCGGTCGAGAGCGACGGGGCGATCAGATCATTGAGGTGGAGGTCGTCGTTCCTAGTGTGCTAAGCGATCGCGAAAAGGCGCTCTATGCAGAACTGCGAGAGATGGAAACGCTTAACCCCAGGGCAGATCTGCCGGTTTAG
- a CDS encoding ABC transporter ATP-binding protein, translating into MLQLENLCKHYGKRPILQNLSLTIQPGEIYGLLGPNGAGKTTTINLICGLLEADSGAVYVGGRRAGNATKPLLGVMPQENLLYRGLTCEENLAFFGRIYGLSRRERLSQIERCLGLVNLLDRAKTPVEKLSGGMQRRLSLAVAMMHRPKLLILDEPTTGLDIESRYEVWALIRSFKQSGVTVLLTTHLLDEVERLCHCIGILKQGKLLAEGTLAELRQRIPAQEVVTVETDDPEGAIARAQLHGFTPRHYGSDLAFWIPEHLELKDLLDRFEGVALNSISRHPVRLEHIYLEVTKNAIAYDQPLPV; encoded by the coding sequence ATGCTGCAACTTGAAAATCTCTGCAAGCACTATGGCAAACGCCCGATTTTGCAGAATTTAAGTCTGACGATTCAACCAGGGGAAATTTACGGCCTGTTAGGCCCAAACGGTGCCGGTAAGACAACGACGATCAACCTAATTTGTGGGCTACTGGAGGCAGACTCTGGGGCCGTTTATGTGGGTGGACGTCGGGCAGGAAACGCAACCAAGCCGTTGCTGGGCGTCATGCCTCAGGAAAATTTGCTCTACCGAGGACTGACCTGCGAGGAGAACCTGGCGTTTTTTGGGCGCATTTATGGATTATCTAGGCGGGAGCGTTTGAGCCAGATTGAGCGCTGTTTGGGGCTGGTAAATCTGCTAGATCGCGCCAAAACTCCGGTGGAGAAACTCAGTGGCGGCATGCAGCGTCGCCTCAGTCTAGCGGTAGCGATGATGCATCGGCCTAAGCTGCTGATTTTGGATGAACCCACTACTGGCCTCGATATTGAATCTCGCTATGAGGTGTGGGCGCTGATCCGCAGCTTTAAGCAGTCGGGGGTGACGGTATTGCTGACCACCCACCTATTAGATGAGGTAGAGCGGCTCTGTCACTGCATCGGCATTCTAAAGCAGGGGAAATTGCTGGCTGAAGGTACCTTGGCCGAACTGCGCCAGCGAATTCCAGCCCAGGAAGTGGTCACTGTTGAAACTGATGACCCGGAAGGTGCGATCGCACGTGCCCAACTTCACGGCTTTACCCCCCGCCACTACGGCTCAGATCTCGCCTTTTGGATACCCGAACACCTGGAGCTAAAAGACTTGCTCGATCGCTTTGAGGGCGTTGCTTTAAACTCGATTTCGCGACACCCTGTGCGGCTAGAGCATATCTATCTGGAAGTGACTAAGAATGCGATCGCTTACGATCAGCCGCTGCCGGTGTAG